A stretch of the Aricia agestis chromosome 15, ilAriAges1.1, whole genome shotgun sequence genome encodes the following:
- the LOC121734314 gene encoding uncharacterized protein LOC121734314, translated as MQLIISLFGTPNTLICDRGRMFEASSFLSFLNELGCRVHHITPEMHQANGQAERYIRTILNMLRIESNQKKSEWAEELWRLQLILNITKQKTTQYSPLNLLIGSENALPVVRSLIRDVALENSTDNRESLRELRRQRTTERLTRNQAEQDRRVNEDREPPRIYKLNDLVFVIKYSQSQGKLDPGMRGPYRITRVLDHGRYELKLVSGAYGKVTYAAAQYLVPWRGEWTPETCAAFFEGEENDDVSADAVTAQSDPTQEQPGPSSKPDEDVRLSGEAVLAATPEADSPSHPPTSQSV; from the exons ATgcaattaattatttccttGTTCGGTACTCCCAACACTTTAATTTGTGATAGAGGTAGAATGTTTGAGGCTTCGAGTTTTTTATCTTTTCTTAATGAGTTAGGATGCCGAGTGCATCACATCACTCCTGAGATGCATCAAGCTAATGGCCAGGCCGAACGCTATATCCGCACGATTCTCAATATGCTTCGTATCGAGTCAAATCAAAAGAAAAGTGAATGGGCTGAGGAGTTGTGGCGActgcaattaattttaaatatcacaAAACAAAAGACAACGCAGTATTCTCCCTTAAACTTGTTGATCGGGTCCGAAAATGCATTACCGGTAGTCCGCTCGTTAATACGCGATGTGGCTTTAGAAAATTCTACTGACAATCGTGAGTCATTACGCGAATTACGAAGACAGAGGACGACCGAACGGTTGACACGAAATCAAGCCGAACAAGATCGACGGGTGAACGAAGATCGTGAGCCTCCCCGCATCTATAAATTGAATGATCTCGTATTTGTGATCAAGTACTCCCAGTCACAGGGCAAGTTGGATCCAGGAATGCGTGGACCTTACCGAATTACCCGAGTGCTCGATCATGGGCGCTACGAGCTGAAGCTGGTCAGCGGAGCATACGGCAAGGTTACTTATGCGGCCGCGCAGTACCTGGTGCCCTGGAGAGGAGAGTGGACCCCGGAGACCTGCGCAGCATTCTTTGAGG GAGAGGAGAATGATGACGTCTCAGCAGATGCCGTAACTGCTCAGTCCGATCCTACTCAAGAACAACCCGGTCCATCATCGAAGCCTGACGAGGACGTCAGACTGTCAGGAGAGGCCGTGTTAGCGGCAACACCAGAAGCTGATTCACCTAGCCACCCCCCTACCTCTCAGAGTGTATAA
- the LOC121734051 gene encoding cytochrome P450 6B6-like, producing MLVLYFFAIVAVLLIYYFRHKNNYWKNKGLPGPKPILLFGNYKNAALRRENSAETLRNIYNEFRNVPLIGMYRMTSPCILVTDLDVIKNIMIKDFDKFQDRGVEFSKEGLGANLFHADGETWRVLRNRFTPMFTTSKLKNMVYLIEQKSDIIMRYLDDITTGTEEQDITKIIRRYTCSTIASCAFGLEFDTISESLMAVLLKIDKLTLTCNPFHEIDMMFPGVLKKTNISLFPRDVSSFFDRMVSNVINERDGKPSTRNDFMDIILEMREQKDITYRQNNKGNGEDDLKLTLTDGVIAAQAFVIYIAGYETSATILTYLVYELAMNPKIQNKLLEEIDEVMNRNKDEITYDSVCNNPYMEKVFNEVYRKYPLVPIFRKSNCDYKVPGMDFTIEKDTVIMIPTLGIHYDEKYYPDPKKFDPERFSPENEQNRHSCAYLPYGVGPRNCIGIRFGKLQTRVFAMKFFRKYRVEPSPKTGNLEFDPNRLLVSPLGGIYVNIVPRNVKAQ from the exons ATGTTAGTGTTGTATTTTTTTGCTATTGTAGCCgttcttttaatttattacttcAGACACAAAAACAATTATTGGAAGAACAAAGGCCTTCCAGGACCGAAGCCAATTTTATTGTTTGGTAATTACAAAAACGCGGCTCTCAGAAGAGAAAACTCGGCGGAAACCCTACGAAATATTTATAATGAGTTCCGGAATGTTCCTCTAATTGGAATGTATAGGATGACATCACCGTGCATCCTAGTCACCGATTTGGACGTTATAAAAAACATCATGATTAAAGACTTCGATAAGTTCCAAGACCGCGGAGTGGAATTCAGCAAGGAAGGTTTGGGAGCTAATCTCTTCCACGCAGATGGAGAAACGTGGAGGGTACTGAGGAACAGATTCACGCCAATGTTCACGACGAGCAAACTCAAGAACATGGTGTACCTGATTGAGCAGAAGAGTGACATAATAATGAGATATCTAGACGATATTACAACAGGTACCGAAGAACAggacataacaaaaataatacgaAGATACACGTGCTCGACCATAGCGTCGTGTGCGTTCGGTCTCGAGTTTGACACAATCAGTGAATCTCTTATGGCCGTGCTCTTAAAAATAGATAAGCTCACTCTAACCTGCAATCCGTTTCACGAAATAGACATGATGTTTCCAGGAGTTTTGAAGAAAACTAATATCTCTCTATTCCCTAGGGACGTCTCAAGTTTCTTCGACAGAATGGTATCTAATGTCATCAATGAAAGAGATGGAAAACCATCTACTAGAAATGATTTTATGGATATCATACTGGAGATGAGGGAACAAAAAGATATAACATACAGACAAAACAATAAAGGGAATGGTGAAGATGACCTCAAACTGACATTAACAGATGGAGTCATAGCTGCACAAGCTTTTGTAATTTACATAGCTGGTTACGAAACCAGTGCAACTATACTAACATATCTAGTATATGAACTCGCTATGAATCCAAAAATACAAAACAAGTTACTAGAAGAAATCGATGAAGTGATGAACAGGAATAAGGACGAAATCACTTACGACAGCGTCTGCAATAATCCTTACATGGAGAAAGTGTTTAACGAAGTATATAGGAAGTATCCTTTAGTTCCAATTTTCAGAAAATCTAACTGTGATTATAAGGTACCAGGTATGGATTTTACAATAGAAAAGGATACAGTAATAATGATACCGACTCTAGGAATTCATTACGATGAGAAATACTATCCTGATCCAAAAAAGTTTGATCCGGAAAGATTTTCCCCGGAAAATGAGCAAAACAGACACAGCTGTGCTTACCTGCCTTACGGAGTGGGCCCTCGAAATTGCATAG gtATACGATTTGGCAAACTGCAAACCAGGGTTTTTGCTATGAAATTCTTCAGGAAATATCGCGTGGAACCATCCCCGAAGACGGGAAATCTGGAATTCGACCCTAATAGGTTACTCGTCAGTCCACTGGGTGGAATTTATGTTAATATCGTTCCGAGAAATGTAAAAGCTCAATga